The following coding sequences lie in one Flavobacterium cyclinae genomic window:
- a CDS encoding DUF4837 family protein — MKKIVILTFFALSILACKETSKEEAQAVLSESNGKINNVSIIIDDNLWNGEIGDSIRKKFAAPVDGLPQEEPLFTLNQYPTKVFEGFVRKSRNVIIFKKGNEAGYASTTNKYAKPQNVFFISGVDTEDILNILESKYSEIIKTIKASEIIENQVRMKKSLVSDAQVQKMFGVSLKIGFGYKYDMVRDKFIWLRKEFASGYNSVLIYEVPIETVEKDNNIIANITQMRDEIGKANIHGTLPNTWMITEAAYAPYLFEEKIANKKTYLTKGTWELKNDFMAGPFVNYAIKDTKNNRYLILEGFTYNPSKSKRDLVFELEAIIQSVTFLK, encoded by the coding sequence ATGAAAAAAATAGTAATTCTAACATTTTTTGCTCTTTCGATTTTAGCTTGTAAAGAAACTTCTAAAGAAGAGGCACAAGCTGTCTTATCAGAATCTAATGGAAAAATCAATAATGTTTCAATTATTATTGATGATAACTTATGGAACGGAGAAATAGGAGATAGTATTCGTAAAAAATTTGCCGCTCCTGTTGATGGTTTACCACAAGAAGAACCCTTGTTTACTTTAAATCAATATCCTACAAAAGTTTTTGAAGGCTTTGTTCGAAAAAGTAGAAACGTCATTATCTTTAAAAAAGGAAATGAAGCGGGTTATGCTTCTACCACTAATAAATACGCCAAACCTCAAAATGTTTTCTTTATTTCGGGTGTTGATACCGAAGATATTTTAAACATTTTAGAAAGTAAGTATTCAGAAATTATAAAAACCATTAAGGCTTCTGAAATTATTGAAAATCAGGTACGAATGAAAAAATCTTTGGTTTCTGATGCTCAAGTTCAAAAAATGTTTGGGGTAAGTTTAAAAATTGGTTTTGGTTATAAATATGACATGGTGAGAGACAAATTTATTTGGTTAAGAAAAGAATTTGCTTCTGGATATAATAGTGTTTTAATTTATGAAGTGCCAATTGAAACCGTTGAAAAAGACAACAATATAATTGCTAATATAACGCAAATGCGTGATGAAATAGGAAAAGCTAACATTCATGGAACATTACCCAATACTTGGATGATTACTGAAGCCGCTTATGCCCCTTACCTATTTGAAGAAAAAATTGCCAATAAAAAAACCTATTTAACTAAAGGAACTTGGGAATTGAAAAACGATTTCATGGCAGGTCCTTTTGTAAATTACGCTATCAAAGACACTAAAAACAATCGTTATTTAATTTTAGAAGGATTTACTTATAACCCATCAAAATCAAAACGTGATTTGGTTTTCGAATTAGAAGCAATTATTCAATCCGTTACCTTTTTAAAATAA
- a CDS encoding TonB-dependent receptor, producing MPKSLILLLLFPIISLSQTLTGTVKDSLGNPLQNANVIAKPLVEKQGLKFSIADHLGRYKLELEKDVPYEVRVSYLGFTEEILNLPANFTQKEHHFKLKENGQELKEITITYDYKPVVVKKDTLIYDVKAFTSGNERKLKEQLEKLPGVEVDKNGGVTVQGKKVTKFLVENNSFFGGGTKLGVENIPADAVDKVEVIDNFNEVGFLKQVSDSEDLAMNIKLKEDKKKFIFGDVDAGVEVANDNGFYLGHAALFYYEPKTNVSFIGDLNNIGKRTFSFQDMMRFQGGASSFISGRKQLTDLYSFASDNTDVIENKSQFSALNFRQEINSKLDVEGFAIFSKLFTRTLTESTIEYLQNTTATLEERINKGENKSILGIGNVKLNFTPNTKEKWFYNGQFQSSANDINSILNSRLDGQQTSFETLNSADNIQIKQFLEWHKQINLKHTTTLVINQSYDNQKPINTWLTDTEFLTGLIPLENDSFYNIQQVKKVKNNSVDALFKHYWIVNNYNHLYTNVGNNLGTTQLQISEKQYLTDGTINDFASDGFGNDMDYLLNDLYLGLEYKFKIGKWVNKPAIYAHYYHLKTKQIAADYTLNNTFLQPSWLSEYEFNQSENLKFNYRLVNEFPEANRLLERYTLQSYNSVFKGNALLRNERFHNATLNYTKTSMYRGLMLFANASFTKKVRTIRNEIGLDGINQFTTPTITDNPETTYRVYGNIDKKIHKFRLSFNANLSWFNYTQTVNSQTVINDRNNQNFGLRLRTANKKWPSVSVSYNKTFSQFSGLTNSKLTSDRFGFDLDIDFWKHFNFKTDYEVTLNENSNNIATDFRIANAYLSYQKKNNPFRFELSAQNYLNNGTKINNSFSDFMISSSTTYTLPRVVMLTISYKL from the coding sequence ATGCCAAAATCCCTAATTCTATTACTACTTTTTCCAATTATTTCTCTTTCCCAAACCTTAACCGGCACGGTAAAAGATTCGCTTGGAAACCCATTACAAAATGCTAATGTAATTGCTAAACCTTTAGTTGAAAAACAAGGGTTAAAATTCTCTATTGCTGATCATTTAGGGAGATATAAATTAGAATTAGAAAAAGATGTTCCTTATGAGGTACGTGTATCGTATTTAGGTTTTACAGAAGAAATCTTAAATCTTCCAGCTAATTTTACTCAAAAAGAGCATCATTTTAAATTAAAAGAAAATGGGCAAGAATTAAAAGAAATTACCATAACCTATGACTACAAACCTGTTGTAGTAAAAAAAGACACTTTAATTTACGATGTCAAAGCTTTTACTAGCGGTAACGAACGTAAACTGAAAGAACAATTAGAAAAGTTACCTGGAGTTGAAGTAGATAAAAACGGCGGTGTTACGGTTCAAGGCAAAAAAGTAACCAAGTTTTTAGTAGAAAATAATTCATTTTTTGGCGGTGGCACTAAATTAGGTGTAGAAAATATTCCTGCCGATGCAGTGGATAAAGTAGAAGTAATTGACAACTTCAACGAAGTAGGCTTTCTAAAACAAGTTTCCGATTCTGAAGACTTGGCCATGAACATCAAACTGAAAGAAGATAAAAAGAAATTCATTTTTGGCGATGTCGATGCAGGTGTTGAAGTTGCAAACGATAACGGATTCTATCTAGGTCATGCTGCTTTATTTTATTATGAACCTAAAACGAATGTAAGTTTCATTGGCGACCTCAACAACATAGGTAAACGCACTTTTTCTTTTCAAGACATGATGCGTTTTCAAGGAGGTGCTAGCAGCTTTATTTCGGGAAGAAAACAATTAACTGATTTGTATTCCTTTGCTAGCGATAACACCGATGTCATTGAAAATAAATCACAATTTAGCGCATTAAACTTTCGTCAAGAAATTAATTCAAAATTAGATGTAGAAGGTTTTGCTATTTTTTCTAAGTTATTTACCCGCACATTAACCGAAAGTACTATTGAATATCTTCAAAACACAACAGCAACTTTAGAAGAACGCATCAATAAAGGTGAAAATAAATCAATTTTAGGCATCGGAAACGTAAAACTTAACTTCACACCTAATACAAAAGAGAAATGGTTTTACAATGGTCAATTTCAATCTAGTGCCAATGATATAAATTCGATTCTAAATTCAAGACTCGATGGACAACAAACTTCGTTTGAAACTTTAAACTCGGCTGATAATATTCAAATCAAGCAGTTTTTAGAATGGCACAAACAAATAAATTTAAAACATACGACAACATTAGTAATAAACCAAAGTTACGACAATCAAAAACCCATTAATACTTGGTTAACCGATACCGAATTCTTAACGGGTTTAATTCCGTTAGAAAATGATTCGTTTTACAACATTCAACAAGTAAAAAAAGTGAAGAACAACAGTGTTGATGCTTTGTTTAAACATTATTGGATTGTCAATAACTACAATCATTTATATACTAATGTTGGTAATAATTTAGGAACTACACAGCTCCAAATCTCAGAAAAACAATACTTAACCGATGGTACAATCAATGATTTTGCAAGCGACGGTTTTGGGAACGACATGGATTATTTACTAAACGATTTGTATTTGGGTTTAGAATATAAGTTCAAAATAGGAAAATGGGTGAATAAACCTGCCATTTATGCCCATTACTATCATTTGAAAACAAAACAAATTGCAGCTGATTACACCTTAAACAATACATTTTTACAACCCAGTTGGTTAAGTGAATATGAATTCAATCAATCAGAAAACTTAAAATTCAATTATCGTTTGGTGAATGAATTTCCAGAAGCGAATCGTTTGTTAGAACGCTATACGTTACAAAGTTATAATTCAGTATTTAAAGGAAATGCGTTATTACGAAACGAACGTTTTCACAACGCAACTTTGAATTATACCAAAACCAGTATGTATCGTGGTTTGATGCTTTTTGCCAATGCAAGTTTCACTAAAAAAGTGAGAACGATCCGTAATGAAATTGGTTTAGACGGCATCAATCAATTTACAACGCCAACCATTACCGATAATCCAGAAACAACTTATCGGGTTTATGGAAATATTGATAAAAAAATTCACAAATTTAGGTTGAGTTTTAATGCTAATTTGTCGTGGTTCAATTATACACAAACGGTAAATAGTCAAACAGTTATTAACGACAGAAACAATCAAAATTTTGGTCTAAGATTACGAACAGCTAATAAAAAATGGCCAAGTGTAAGTGTGAGTTATAATAAAACCTTTAGTCAATTTTCGGGATTAACGAATTCAAAATTAACATCTGACCGATTCGGTTTTGATTTAGACATCGATTTTTGGAAACATTTTAATTTTAAAACCGATTACGAGGTAACCTTAAACGAAAACAGTAATAACATCGCAACTGATTTTAGAATTGCCAATGCGTATTTGAGTTATCAAAAGAAAAACAATCCATTTCGTTTTGAGCTATCGGCTCAGAATTACTTGAATAACGGCACTAAAATCAACAATTCGTTTTCTGATTTTATGATTTCGAGTTCAACAACATACACATTGCCAAGAGTTGTAATGTTGACGATTAGTTATAAGCTCTAA
- a CDS encoding GLPGLI family protein translates to MKHRIIALLFFYINTFSQESGIITYKSFFSVKQATEELKQQNRMWYQEELDHEMMAKQLRFTLQFNTEASIFTMSENMISDIENQLSKKYTIGRFYGSDTFFINRKKDTLIEQLTYSFATLLRKKKASFINWNLTTETKEIQGYKCYKATYTYVQKWKGREFLWPVVAWYCPEIPISLGPTRYSGLPGLILELHENEIGYIVDKIDFVSLPKKIVEPKIGEILDDEEINLRDQNVKNEMLNSK, encoded by the coding sequence ATGAAACACAGAATAATTGCACTACTTTTTTTTTACATTAATACATTTAGCCAAGAAAGTGGAATAATCACTTACAAATCCTTTTTTAGTGTAAAGCAAGCAACAGAAGAACTTAAACAACAAAACAGAATGTGGTATCAAGAAGAATTAGACCATGAAATGATGGCAAAACAGCTTCGATTCACACTCCAATTCAACACTGAAGCTTCTATTTTTACAATGTCTGAAAACATGATTTCTGATATAGAAAATCAATTAAGTAAGAAATATACTATTGGTCGGTTTTATGGTAGTGATACTTTTTTTATTAACAGAAAAAAAGACACCTTAATTGAGCAACTTACCTATTCATTTGCTACATTATTAAGGAAAAAAAAAGCAAGTTTTATTAATTGGAATTTAACGACTGAAACAAAAGAAATTCAAGGTTATAAATGTTACAAAGCTACTTATACCTATGTACAAAAATGGAAGGGACGAGAATTTTTATGGCCTGTGGTGGCTTGGTATTGTCCCGAAATTCCTATCTCACTAGGACCTACAAGATACTCAGGATTACCCGGTTTGATATTAGAATTACATGAAAACGAAATTGGATATATTGTTGACAAAATTGATTTTGTAAGCCTTCCAAAAAAAATAGTCGAACCCAAGATAGGTGAAATTTTGGACGATGAAGAAATTAATTTGAGGGATCAAAATGTAAAAAATGAAATGTTAAATAGTAAATAA
- a CDS encoding phosphoglycerate kinase, with product MKTLNDFNFNNKKAIIRVDFNVPLDENFKVTDATRIEAAKPTIDKILKDGGSVILMSHLGRPKGVEAKYSLQHIVAKTEEILGQKVHFALDCIGEIAENAAKNLQPGEILLLENLRFYAEEEKGDVEFSKKLASLGDIYVNDAFGTAHRAHASTTIIAQFYQDAKCFGYLLAKEIESIEKVLKNSEKPVVAILGGSKVSSKITVIENILDKVNHMIIGGGMTFTFIKALGGKIGNSICEDDKLELAIEILKQAKEKGVQIHLPVDVIAADAFSNDANTQEVDVKNIPDGWQGLDAGPKSLAIFKQIILDSKTILWNGPLGVFEMESFAKGTISLGEFIAESTANGAFSLVGGGDSVAAVKQFGLEPKMSYVSTGGGAMLEMLEGRTLPGIAAILE from the coding sequence ATGAAAACACTTAACGATTTCAATTTCAATAACAAAAAAGCAATTATCCGAGTAGATTTTAACGTGCCTTTAGATGAAAATTTTAAGGTAACTGATGCTACAAGAATCGAGGCGGCTAAACCAACAATTGATAAAATTTTGAAAGATGGCGGAAGTGTAATTTTGATGAGCCACTTAGGAAGACCAAAAGGTGTTGAAGCAAAATATTCTTTACAACATATCGTTGCAAAAACAGAAGAAATTTTAGGTCAAAAAGTTCATTTTGCTTTGGATTGTATTGGAGAAATTGCTGAAAATGCAGCTAAAAATCTTCAACCAGGCGAAATCCTATTATTAGAAAATTTACGTTTTTATGCTGAAGAAGAAAAAGGAGATGTAGAATTCTCTAAAAAACTAGCTTCTTTAGGTGATATTTATGTGAACGATGCTTTTGGAACAGCTCACAGAGCACACGCTTCAACAACTATTATTGCGCAGTTTTATCAAGATGCAAAATGCTTCGGATATTTGTTAGCTAAAGAAATTGAAAGCATCGAAAAAGTATTAAAAAATTCAGAAAAACCAGTGGTTGCCATTTTAGGAGGAAGTAAAGTTTCTTCAAAAATCACGGTGATTGAAAATATTTTAGACAAAGTAAACCACATGATTATTGGTGGAGGTATGACGTTTACATTCATCAAAGCTTTAGGTGGAAAAATCGGAAATTCAATTTGTGAAGACGACAAATTAGAATTGGCCATCGAAATTTTAAAACAAGCCAAAGAAAAAGGCGTTCAAATTCATTTACCGGTTGATGTTATTGCTGCCGATGCATTTTCAAATGATGCTAATACGCAAGAAGTAGATGTGAAAAATATTCCTGATGGATGGCAAGGTTTAGATGCTGGTCCAAAATCATTAGCTATTTTCAAACAAATTATTTTAGATTCGAAAACTATTTTATGGAACGGTCCATTAGGCGTTTTTGAAATGGAAAGTTTTGCAAAAGGTACCATTTCATTGGGTGAATTTATTGCCGAATCTACTGCTAATGGAGCTTTTTCACTTGTAGGTGGTGGAGATAGCGTTGCGGCTGTAAAACAATTTGGATTAGAACCAAAGATGAGTTACGTTTCTACCGGTGGTGGAGCGATGTTAGAAATGCTAGAAGGTAGAACATTACCTGGAATAGCTGCAATTTTAGAATAA
- a CDS encoding lytic transglycosylase domain-containing protein, with protein MKKTIIISSFLLTFFSYAQESAEKENLLPLPKMSYLDSLKTTFVNHTTSNCIDERWLSELANFELSNDMYNDIETFDIDAEVSYNLSTEILKKRLAKMDAKSPFNIEYHPALENTIKAFLKNRPKAFERLMAISEYYFPMFEENLAKYNIPLELKYLAIVESALNPKAKSRVGASGLWQFMYPTGKQYNLEVTSYVDERYDPLKATEAACQYLSSLYGIFGDWSMVLAAYNCGPGNVSKAIRRSGGSQNYWNIRKNLPRETANYVPAFLATFYIYEFKKEHGIIPNKAPLTYFETDTIMIKKQMSFKHISELLDISEEQLEFLNPIYKLKVIPFETDKPHYLRLPKEKMGLFVSNEEKVYAYLTYLDTQKEKQVYVATTSENESFHEGSQKKLHYHTIKSGESLGKIAQRYNVSISHLRSWNNIKGNTIHAGKKLKIYSDKKALAKVETKTNNDGTYTVKSGDSLFSISRQFPGVSIEDIKKWNDISGDNIQPGMKLKING; from the coding sequence ATGAAAAAAACCATTATAATATCCTCTTTTTTATTGACCTTTTTTAGCTATGCGCAAGAATCGGCAGAAAAAGAAAATTTACTTCCGTTGCCTAAAATGTCCTATTTGGATTCTTTGAAAACAACGTTTGTAAATCATACTACAAGTAATTGTATAGATGAAAGATGGCTTTCAGAATTGGCTAATTTTGAATTGTCAAATGATATGTATAACGACATTGAAACATTTGATATTGATGCCGAAGTAAGCTATAACCTTTCTACTGAAATTTTAAAGAAACGTTTAGCAAAAATGGATGCTAAATCGCCATTTAATATTGAATATCATCCAGCATTAGAAAACACGATTAAAGCCTTTTTAAAAAATCGTCCTAAAGCATTTGAGCGTTTAATGGCAATTTCGGAATATTATTTTCCTATGTTTGAAGAGAATTTAGCAAAATATAACATTCCTTTAGAATTAAAGTATTTAGCTATTGTTGAATCTGCTTTAAATCCAAAAGCAAAATCTCGTGTTGGAGCTTCTGGTTTGTGGCAATTTATGTATCCAACAGGAAAACAATATAACTTAGAAGTTACATCGTATGTTGATGAACGATACGATCCTTTAAAAGCCACAGAAGCTGCATGTCAATATTTATCAAGTTTATATGGAATTTTTGGAGATTGGAGTATGGTATTAGCAGCGTACAATTGTGGACCAGGTAATGTTTCTAAAGCAATTCGTCGTTCGGGTGGAAGCCAAAATTATTGGAACATTCGTAAAAATTTACCTAGAGAAACAGCAAATTATGTACCTGCATTTTTAGCTACATTTTACATTTACGAGTTCAAAAAAGAACATGGAATAATTCCTAATAAAGCACCATTAACGTATTTTGAAACGGATACGATTATGATAAAAAAACAAATGTCTTTCAAACATATTTCGGAATTGTTGGATATTTCTGAAGAGCAATTAGAGTTTTTAAATCCGATTTATAAATTAAAAGTAATTCCTTTTGAAACGGATAAGCCTCACTATTTGCGTTTACCTAAAGAAAAAATGGGATTATTTGTTTCAAATGAAGAAAAAGTGTACGCCTATCTTACTTACCTTGATACTCAAAAAGAAAAGCAAGTTTATGTGGCAACCACCTCTGAAAATGAATCATTTCATGAAGGATCGCAAAAGAAACTTCATTATCACACCATAAAAAGTGGGGAAAGTTTGGGTAAAATTGCACAACGCTATAATGTTTCCATTTCACATTTAAGATCTTGGAATAACATTAAAGGAAATACAATTCATGCTGGAAAAAAATTAAAAATTTATTCCGACAAAAAAGCTCTAGCTAAAGTGGAGACTAAAACCAACAATGACGGAACTTACACGGTTAAAAGTGGCGATTCTTTATTTTCAATTTCAAGACAATTTCCAGGGGTATCGATAGAAGATATTAAAAAATGGAACGATATTAGTGGTGATAACATACAACCAGGAATGAAATTAAAAATTAACGGATAA
- a CDS encoding GLPGLI family protein, protein MNKIFLFFVLIFFMFFLCPLYSQINKAIYSVSINNKEDIDKTSPFNSYYKIAQENSNQFTFHLIFSKDSSDFFINDNLEIEYHSFRMVKAFSRYQGFVRKTKNKTFIEKEIDNKTYILEEKTVYNWTLTTETKKIGSYNCYKATAEKTIKNKIIVPITAWYCPEIAYQFGPNGYGNLPGLIVELQIDNVIYGLKSINFDDNTIKFKEIDFEKIISQDKYDEIIKEKMKFILDE, encoded by the coding sequence ATGAATAAAATATTCCTTTTTTTCGTACTGATTTTCTTTATGTTTTTTCTGTGTCCTCTTTATTCACAAATAAATAAAGCTATATATTCCGTTTCAATAAACAATAAAGAAGATATCGACAAGACATCGCCTTTCAATTCCTATTATAAAATTGCACAAGAAAACAGTAACCAATTTACATTTCATTTGATTTTTTCTAAAGACAGCAGTGATTTTTTTATTAATGATAATCTAGAAATTGAATATCATTCATTTAGAATGGTTAAAGCATTTTCTAGGTATCAAGGTTTTGTTAGAAAAACTAAAAATAAAACTTTTATTGAAAAAGAGATTGATAATAAAACCTATATTTTAGAAGAAAAAACAGTATATAATTGGACTTTAACCACCGAAACTAAAAAAATAGGTAGTTATAATTGTTACAAAGCAACAGCCGAAAAAACAATTAAAAACAAAATAATAGTTCCTATAACGGCTTGGTATTGTCCTGAAATAGCTTATCAATTTGGGCCTAATGGTTACGGGAATTTACCTGGATTAATTGTAGAACTTCAAATTGATAATGTAATTTATGGATTGAAATCCATTAATTTTGATGATAATACTATTAAATTTAAAGAAATTGATTTTGAAAAAATTATTTCTCAAGATAAATACGACGAAATAATCAAAGAAAAAATGAAGTTTATTTTAGATGAATAA
- a CDS encoding GNAT family N-acetyltransferase encodes MITFKIKRFNELSTPELYSLLQLRSEVFVVEQNCVYQDIDSKDEKALHVLGYYNGDLAAYSRLFNKGYYFEETSIGRVVVSPKYRDKKFGHDLMRVSIEAIKENFNETAITISAQEYLKKFYESHGFIQTSETYLEDDIPHIQMKRG; translated from the coding sequence ATGATAACATTCAAAATAAAGCGATTTAACGAACTTTCTACGCCCGAACTATATTCATTACTACAACTTCGTTCAGAAGTGTTTGTGGTGGAGCAAAATTGCGTTTATCAAGACATAGATAGCAAAGACGAGAAAGCGCTTCACGTTTTAGGGTATTACAATGGCGATTTAGCGGCTTATTCTCGTTTGTTCAACAAAGGCTATTATTTTGAAGAAACATCTATCGGACGTGTTGTAGTTAGCCCAAAATACCGCGATAAAAAATTCGGTCACGATTTAATGCGCGTTTCTATTGAGGCAATTAAAGAAAATTTCAACGAAACGGCTATTACTATTTCAGCTCAAGAGTACCTGAAAAAATTCTATGAATCACACGGATTTATTCAAACTAGCGAAACGTACTTAGAAGACGATATTCCGCATATTCAGATGAAAAGGGGTTAG
- a CDS encoding GLPGLI family protein has protein sequence MRKIIFLVFILLKIPVFSQSGQIEYVSFFKSDANNYIIKELENIVEENDSKLSYSLIVNGNKSIFFSSKTLSSKTDKINLQEINSKLIGTIFLDLNQRILVQKKIVYGEELTIKDSIKKFNWELINNETKIIDNMLCYKAIHKEIIEKKIENEKNEIQVVKKEKIITAWYCPTININVGPLGFYGLPGLIILLEDDIFVYQAKKIILNLNFNQKSLIEPPKATKYLNYDEYLKEYNRLKSIRENMMKY, from the coding sequence ATGAGAAAAATAATTTTTCTAGTTTTTATTCTATTAAAAATCCCAGTATTTTCTCAAAGTGGGCAAATAGAGTATGTTTCTTTCTTTAAAAGTGATGCTAATAACTACATAATTAAAGAATTAGAAAATATCGTGGAAGAAAATGACTCAAAATTATCATACTCATTAATTGTAAATGGTAATAAAAGTATATTTTTTTCATCAAAAACACTTTCTAGTAAAACAGATAAAATTAATTTGCAAGAAATTAATTCTAAACTAATTGGCACTATTTTTTTAGATCTTAATCAAAGAATATTGGTACAAAAGAAAATTGTTTATGGTGAGGAATTAACTATTAAAGATTCTATTAAAAAATTCAACTGGGAACTAATTAATAATGAAACTAAAATTATAGATAATATGCTTTGTTATAAAGCAATTCATAAAGAAATTATTGAAAAAAAAATTGAAAACGAGAAAAACGAAATTCAGGTTGTTAAAAAAGAAAAAATCATAACGGCTTGGTATTGTCCAACAATCAATATAAATGTTGGACCATTGGGTTTTTATGGACTACCAGGATTAATAATACTTCTTGAGGATGATATTTTTGTTTATCAAGCAAAAAAAATAATACTTAATCTAAATTTTAATCAAAAATCACTTATTGAACCTCCTAAAGCAACAAAATATTTAAATTATGATGAGTATTTAAAAGAATATAATAGATTAAAATCGATTAGAGAAAATATGATGAAATACTAA
- a CDS encoding GLPGLI family protein, whose protein sequence is MKNIIFFLIFNFVNNSFNSGEVIYKIVLPEAKEIDESKYPKHIIDQVKKINEERSRFEFILTFNKNISKYKKKESLNQSENNEYKIALNTFGSEEIYYNSSEKIFIKKTNSSELVKSYNNSHWITHSENKKIQNFLVYKATKEVKYNSRGKEKKKTIIAWYCPEIPFNFGPLDNAGLPGLILEINDGEMSYVANKIKLNKTKTNIVIPKGKTISEEEYLTKIRKRFGGY, encoded by the coding sequence ATGAAAAATATAATATTTTTTTTAATTTTTAACTTTGTGAACAATAGTTTTAACTCTGGTGAAGTTATTTATAAAATAGTTTTACCAGAAGCTAAAGAAATTGATGAATCAAAATATCCAAAACATATTATTGATCAGGTAAAAAAAATTAATGAAGAAAGAAGTCGGTTTGAATTTATATTAACATTTAATAAAAATATTTCAAAATATAAAAAGAAAGAATCTTTAAATCAAAGTGAAAATAATGAATATAAAATAGCATTAAACACCTTTGGAAGTGAAGAAATATATTACAATTCATCAGAAAAGATTTTTATAAAAAAAACTAATTCATCAGAATTAGTAAAATCATATAACAACTCACATTGGATTACACATTCTGAAAATAAAAAAATTCAAAACTTTCTAGTCTACAAGGCAACAAAAGAAGTTAAATATAATTCAAGAGGCAAAGAAAAAAAGAAAACAATAATCGCTTGGTACTGCCCAGAAATTCCGTTTAATTTTGGTCCATTAGATAATGCTGGTTTACCAGGTTTAATTTTAGAAATCAACGATGGAGAAATGTCATATGTTGCAAACAAAATAAAATTAAACAAAACAAAAACAAACATTGTAATTCCTAAAGGCAAAACAATATCTGAAGAAGAGTATTTAACTAAAATAAGAAAAAGATTTGGTGGATATTAA
- a CDS encoding DNA polymerase III subunit, producing MLFKDILGQEHIKNHLTKSAEAGRIPHAQLFVGPEGCGTLPMAIAYAQYILCGNVGGENIGENTTCNLKFEHFSHPDLHFVFPVAGTDSVKSHAVSDNFMVEWRQFLTENPYGSLFDWLKNLGIQNKQGLIGVDEATEINKKLSLKAYEGGYKVMIIWMADKMNGPAANKLLKLLEEPPTKTVFILITENTGDMLQTILSRCQVIDFIGLSESVIADALVSRENCEPTVAKKIAHQSEGNYNKALHILRKEDDEFPFDEWFVEWVRSAFRAKGNAAAINDLIAWSENIASTGRETQKQFLHYCIHFFRQALLLNYQANELVFLETKVPKFELEKFAPFVNGANISDIYKELEDAIYHIERNGNSKIILTDLSIKLTRLIHKNA from the coding sequence ATGCTTTTCAAAGATATTTTAGGTCAGGAACATATTAAAAATCACTTAACTAAGAGTGCTGAAGCCGGAAGAATTCCGCATGCACAGTTATTTGTAGGTCCCGAAGGTTGTGGAACACTTCCTATGGCAATTGCGTATGCACAATATATTTTGTGTGGGAATGTTGGCGGAGAAAATATAGGCGAAAACACCACTTGTAACTTAAAATTCGAACATTTTTCGCATCCTGATTTGCATTTTGTTTTTCCTGTTGCGGGAACTGATTCCGTTAAAAGTCATGCAGTTAGTGATAATTTTATGGTAGAATGGCGCCAATTTTTAACTGAAAATCCGTACGGAAGTTTGTTTGATTGGTTGAAAAACCTTGGAATTCAGAATAAACAAGGTTTAATTGGCGTAGATGAAGCTACCGAAATCAACAAAAAATTATCTTTAAAAGCCTATGAAGGTGGTTATAAAGTCATGATCATTTGGATGGCGGATAAAATGAATGGTCCGGCTGCCAATAAATTATTGAAATTATTAGAAGAACCACCAACGAAAACCGTTTTCATTTTAATTACTGAAAACACAGGGGATATGTTACAAACCATTTTATCGCGTTGTCAAGTGATTGATTTTATTGGTTTGAGCGAAAGTGTAATTGCAGACGCTTTGGTTTCACGTGAAAATTGCGAGCCAACAGTTGCGAAAAAAATCGCGCATCAAAGCGAAGGAAATTATAACAAAGCCTTGCATATTTTACGAAAAGAAGACGATGAATTTCCTTTTGATGAATGGTTTGTGGAATGGGTGAGAAGTGCTTTTCGTGCCAAAGGAAATGCAGCCGCTATTAACGATTTAATTGCTTGGAGCGAAAACATCGCTTCTACCGGAAGAGAAACGCAAAAACAATTTTTACACTATTGCATTCACTTTTTCAGACAAGCTTTATTGCTTAATTATCAAGCGAATGAATTGGTTTTCTTAGAAACAAAAGTTCCGAAATTTGAATTGGAAAAATTTGCTCCGTTTGTAAATGGCGCCAATATTTCTGATATTTACAAAGAATTAGAAGATGCTATTTACCACATTGAAAGAAACGGAAATAGCAAAATCATACTAACCGATTTATCTATAAAACTAACACGATTAATCCATAAAAACGCATAA